Within Capra hircus breed San Clemente chromosome 7, ASM170441v1, whole genome shotgun sequence, the genomic segment TGATGGTGGGCAGGTGTGCCCTGCAGGAGGGTCCCCAGTGCCCAGGCCAGCTCAGCTTTGCCCAGCCACCCACCTCATCCCAAGGCTGTGGATCCTGCCTCAGCTGACGCGTTCCCAGCTCTCTGGACCTGGGGGAGGGCCACAAAGTCAGCCTCACAGGTGTTTCCTGCTCAAAATGTTCCGTTGCCTTGTTCTTCCTCCGAGACTCAGGTTTCTGCTCTCCCCCGCCCCTCCTTCCACACTGAATAGTTCTGAAGCCCTGGTTCTGAACCCCTCTTTATTCCAGATGTGGCAACATCTGACAAAAGCTGAGGCCAAGCTTCTCCCACTGGACTCTGGGGGCCGTCGTGAGCTGAGCGAGTCAGTATACACAGACGTCCTGGACCAGAGCTGCTCTCAGACCTGGCAGGGGTGAGTTGAAAAATCTGGCCCCTgcctcacttctccaggggaaggCTGATGAATGGGGGTCACCATCCTCCCACTCACACCATACACACTCCACAAGGTCTCTGGCCCAAGGGTAGGGGCTGGTTGGGACAGAGGCTGAACTCTGGAGCTGGGAGCAAGCAGAAGAGTGGGTGGCCAGGGGATAAGGgtgttgtgtgactttgggccagGGGCTTCCCCTTTCTGGTCCTCAGTTTTTCAGCAGAGAGGACCAGAATCTGGGCACCAAACTTGGTAGATGTCCCATGTGCCCCGCTTCGGGTAGATACAGGCTCCACTAATgctgtctccctctcctccctccacctccagCTATGGAGTTGGAGAAGTGGACCAGGTGAAACGTCTCATGGGCCCAGGACTGAGCCCAGGGGCACAGCCGAGCATCATGGTGATGATCATGGaggggctgtggcccaccaggtgaTGACTGGAGGGTTGGAGTGGGATGGAGCCCGTGCAGCCTTGAATCTGCCCACTGTAGGCAGGGCAGAGTCTGAGGCTCCTGCTGGGCTCCCCAGGCTCTCCAAGACCTGCTTCCACTACCTGGGCGAGTTTGGAGAAGACCAGATCTATGAAGCCCACCAACAAGGTCGAGGGACCCTGGAGGCGCTGCTGTGTGGAGGCCCCCGGGGGGCTTGTTCAGAGAAGGTTCCAGACACAAGGACAGAGCTCTAGTCCAACTCCTCCTTCCCACTCAGCCCCTGAAGAGAGCTGGCCTCCCTCTTGATCTGCCTCCCTCCTTTCTGCAGGCGGCCTGCAGGGCGGGTGCAGGGAggcctccctcctccagccttGGGGGCCTGGGACGTGGCCAGGGCCTTTCCCTCTGGGCTCAAATAAAACCAGTGAGCTCCACTCCTTCTCTCTGCAAAAGGTTCTTGGGGGGCTGGGAGGATAAACATTGGTGTTTCTGCTGGAGAAGGCCAGGGACAAGCCCCACAGTTTCCCAGAGGTAAGTGAGATCTGTCATGGTTGAAAACGTGAATGAGCTGTCAAAGGCACATGAAATGAGTTATCAGACGTTTGGAACCCCAGATCCCTcatgagagaaaatgaaagcCAAGGAAAGCTCCATAAGCACGTCACCTGCGGACACACCCACTGCAGCTGCTGCACTCACTGTGCCCCTTTCAGAACACTAGTCTCCCTGGGTCTACACCCAGAGGCTGCTCACTTTCTAGACTCTGCTTTTGACCCAGCTGGCATAACCCAGGGCAGGACAGGGTGGGGTTCCTAGAACAGGCTGTATTCCGGATCTTGGCTCTACGTCCTGCTCTCCCCAGAAATTCTTCTCACCTGCGGCCCTTCCTTTAGCAGCAGAGAAAAGAGCTCCACCTGGGTTGCACCTGAGTCTGGGTATTTGGGGTCAGTGATGCTCAAGCTTGCAGTTTCCTTTGTATCTCTGGGAGACGGACAGAACAGACACTGTAATACTCTGTTGACACCTTGGCTCAGACAACGAAAAAGACTTAGGCAGAGTCCTAGGTgaagtggcagggctgggagggatTTTACATTTAGGGGTTGAGGGGAAGGATAGTGCTGGAGGAATGGGGGTGTCCCGGGCAGGCCCTGACTACTGTGGCTTCCTTGAGCTGCCCTGCAGCCCAGCGCTCTGTGTTCCATCACCTGTTCTCCACTGCCTGAAGCCCCTCCCCTGGCCCTCAGGAGAGAACCCTAAAGCCCAGGGAGAGCCAGGGTCCAAGGCATTGGCTAAGGCTTCAGAAGTAGCAGGTGTGGAGCTGGGAGCCGTGATGTGGACCTGCGTGGTCCTGTGTGAAGTGACTTAGACTTTGCATCAG encodes:
- the MZB1 gene encoding marginal zone B- and B1-cell-specific protein — encoded protein: MRLSLLLLLPLLGAWAIPGGLGDEASLTATAPELDDEEKFSTHMPTHLRCDACRAVAYQMWQHLTKAEAKLLPLDSGGRRELSESVYTDVLDQSCSQTWQGYGVGEVDQVKRLMGPGLSPGAQPSIMVMIMEGLWPTRLSKTCFHYLGEFGEDQIYEAHQQGRGTLEALLCGGPRGACSEKVPDTRTEL